A genome region from Arachis duranensis cultivar V14167 chromosome 8, aradu.V14167.gnm2.J7QH, whole genome shotgun sequence includes the following:
- the LOC107461673 gene encoding chitinase 2, giving the protein MELPSICKLCFAIFILNASLLFLAAAATPPSDSNLFREYIGAEFNNVKFSDVPVNSNVDFHFILSFAIDYDTSSSTSPTNGKFNIFWDKQNLSPSQVSSIKSENSNVKVALSLGGDSVNGESAYFNPSSVDSWVSNAVSSLTSIIKEYNLDGIDIDYEHFKSDPDTFAECIGKLIKTLKENGVIKFASIAPFDDEVVQNHYMTLWKSYGSLIDYVNFQFYAYDKGTTVDEFIGYFNTQSSNYNGGKVLVSFISDGSGGLSPDGGFFTACSTLKSQQKLHGIFVWSADDSKANGFKYEKQSQALLAIPH; this is encoded by the exons ATGGAACTTCCAAGTATTTGCAAGCTTTGCTTTGCAATCTTCATCCTAAACGCTTCATTGTTGTTCCTCGCAGCAGCAGCAACACCACCCTCGGACTCAAACTTGTTCCGAGAATACATTGGAGCTGAGTTCAACAATGTCAAATTCTCAGATGTTCCTGTTAACTCCAACGTTGACTTCCACTTCATTCTCTCCTTTGCCATTGACTACGATACTTCATCTTCTACTTCTCCAACCAATGGAAAATTCAACATCTTCTGGGACAAACAGAATcttagcccttcccaagtatcTTCCATCAAGTCCGAGAACTCCAATGTCAAG GTAGCACTTAGTCTCGGCGGCGACAGTGTTAACGGCGAATCTGCTTACTTCAATCCATCTTCGGTGGATTCATGGGTTTCCAACGCAGTTTCTTCGCTCACAAGCATAATCAAGGAGTACAACTTAGATGGAATCGACATCGACTACGAGCACTTCAAATCAGACCCTGATACCTTTGCTGAATGCATTGGAAAGTTGATCAAAACTCTCAAGGAAAATGGGGTGATCAAATTCGCTTCTATAGCTCCGTTTGACGACGAAGTTGTCCAGAATCACTACATGACACTGTGGAAGAGTTATGGAAGCCTGATAGATTATGTGAACTTTCAGTTCTATGCATATGACAAAGGAACCACAGTGGATGAGTTCATAGGGTACTTCAACACACAGAGTTCAAACTATAATGGTGGGAAGGTGTTGGTGAGTTTTATCAGTGATGGGAGTGGAGGGTTGTCACCAGATGGTGGATTCTTCACTGCATGTAGCACTCTCAAGAGCCAGCAGAAACTTCATGGTATCTTTGTCTGGTCTGCTGATGATTCTAAGGCTAATGGATTCAAATATGAGAAGCAATCACAAGCACTTTTGGCTATTCCTCATTAg
- the LOC107461597 gene encoding zinc finger protein CONSTANS-like: MYTRATSSSTFLSPDYPPVHPFPDELALTELESLLNCNNSEIISFNKSSSSGSYNSEQGSVMQRSVSSHSLHKNPFSALLAELFDDDAPLRRVCSTGDLHGTHGGIMHNNNESADSPLSSESSMIIEGMSRACRYSPEEKKLRIERYRTKRNQRNFNKKIKYVCRKTLADSRPRIRGRFARNDEIDKNHSSVHQWSHHIGAGAEEDEEDQNWVSIFDSLVAANTEQESQDSSSFGLLY; encoded by the exons ATGTATACACGCGCCACCTCATCATCAACTTTTCTCTCGCCGGATTATCCCCCAGTGCACCCGTTCCCGGACGAACTGGCCCTGACGGAGTTGGAATCGCTTCTGAACTGCAACAACTCGGAGATAataagcttcaacaagagtagTAGCAGCGGTAGTTACAATAGTGAGCAAGGGTCGGTGATGCAGAGGAGCGTTAGCAGCCACTCTCTCCATAAGAATCCTTTCTCTGCTCTCTTGGCTGAGTTGTTCGACGACGACGCTCCTCTTAGGAGAGTTTGCAGCACCGGTGATCTCCAC GGGACTCATGGCGGCATCATGCATAACAATAATGAATCAGCTGATAGTCCATTGTCAAGTGAAAGCAGCATGATCATTGAAGGAATGAGTAGAGCATGTAGGTATAGCCCTGAGGAGAAGAAACTCAGGATTGAGAGGTATAGAACCAAGagaaaccaaagaaacttcaacaAGAAAATTAAG TATGTTTGCAGGAAGACTTTAGCAGACAGCAGGCCGCGCATTAGAGGACGATTCGCGAGGAACGACGAAATTGACAAGAATCATtcatcagttcatcaatggagtCATCACATTGGTGCTGGAGCAGAGGAAGacgaagaagatcaaaactggGTCAGTATCTTTGATTCACTAGTTGCTGCTAATACGGAACAAGAGTCCCAGGACAGTTCTTCCTTCGGtctattgtattag
- the LOC107461591 gene encoding ruBisCO-associated protein-like, producing the protein MALSIFRQYTFDDSFLQVFVSSKFLKEFQIALTYAIDYDEEGVPTNGVFRPTWDLTKVTASAISQFKKDHPDVNVKVFICIGNKGTIFPFSPLDNNSWITNATQSITNIIHNDHSDLQIDGIDVLYDHINATPDVFVDCIAQVMKNLKDGGVISVASISPSSGLNKDFYFPLYKTCPILIDWVDYQFQNEESPVLDPKTLLLQYNKLVGEFYPRRKLFAGYSAENEDWGTLSPIVFFLGGMDILKKRRGAGVSIHYHNYYNNQ; encoded by the exons ATGGCATTATCCATCTTTAGGCAATACACATTTGATGATTCATTCTTACAAGTATTTGTATCGAGTAAGTTCCTGAAGGAGTTCCAAATTGCCCTGACATACGCCATAGACTATGACGAAGAGGGTGTCCCAACCAATGGGGTGTTCAGACCCACTTGGGACCTAACAAAGGTCACTGCCTCAGCAATCTCTCAGTTCAAGAAGGACCATCCTGATGTCAATGTCAAAGTCTTCATTTGCATTGGAAACAAAGGCACCATATTCCCCTTCAGCCCTCTTGACAACAACTCATGGATCACCAATGCAACTCAATCAATCACCAACATCATCCATAATGATCACTCTGACCTCCAAATTGATGGCATTGATGTCTTATACGACCACATCAATGCCACACCCGATGTTTTTGTCGACTGCATTGCCCAG GTTATGAAGAACTTAAAGGATGGTGGTGTGATTAGTGTGGCTTCAATTTCACCATCCTCTGGTCTCAACAAGGACTTCTACTTCCCCTTGTACAAGACATGTCCAATTCTGATTGACTGGGTAGATTACCAGTTCCAAAATGAGGAATCTCCAGTGTTGGATCCAAAAACATTGTTGCTGCAATACAACAAGCTAGTGGGAGAGTTTTATCCGAGAAGGAAGCTGTTTGCTGGGTACAGTGCGGAGAATGAGGACTGGGGTACTCTCTCTCCAATTGTGTTCTTTCTTGGAGGCATGGATATtctcaagaaaagaagaggCGCTGGTGTCTCCATCCATTACCATAATTACTATAATAACCAATGA